The following coding sequences are from one Nonlabens arenilitoris window:
- a CDS encoding glycosyltransferase, whose product MKKKLLIIGHTWPEPQSTAAGTRMLQLIELFKDAGFTVTFASAASRSDYSFQLASVEVEEKAILLNDHSFNEWAQKEQFNAVMYDRFMIEEQFGWRFRESCPNSINILDTEDLHFLRAAREVAFKNNEEVSAKHLHSTQAMREIASIYRCDVTLIISEYEIELLQSQFQIPRELLHYLPFLVGSEALKKLRSGNLKSFQERSHFSTIGNFIHKPNYDAVLYLKTEIWPLIRKQLPQAQMHVYGSYESPKVSQLHNEKQGFLIKGRAVDANEVIENSKVLLAPIRYGAGLKGKLFTAMETGTPFVGTSVATEGIFSKVEPREKVKSNSFDHPADFAQQAVQLYINENLWNQQQELGFQSLHSRFDQKLFYDDFISIINDVMINLEHHRLHNFMGQLLQQQAFNSTKYFSQWIEEKNRR is encoded by the coding sequence GTGAAAAAGAAACTCTTAATCATAGGTCATACCTGGCCAGAACCTCAAAGCACAGCTGCCGGCACACGCATGTTGCAATTAATTGAGCTATTTAAAGATGCTGGTTTTACAGTAACATTTGCCAGTGCAGCATCACGCAGTGATTACAGCTTTCAACTGGCCAGTGTTGAAGTTGAAGAAAAGGCTATTTTATTAAACGATCATAGTTTTAATGAGTGGGCTCAAAAGGAACAATTTAATGCCGTGATGTATGATCGTTTTATGATAGAAGAGCAGTTTGGGTGGCGCTTCCGCGAAAGCTGCCCTAATAGCATCAATATTCTTGATACCGAAGATCTTCATTTTTTAAGAGCTGCACGAGAAGTGGCATTTAAGAACAATGAAGAAGTTAGTGCTAAGCATTTGCATAGTACTCAAGCCATGCGTGAAATCGCAAGTATTTATCGATGTGATGTTACTTTAATCATTTCAGAATATGAGATAGAGTTGCTTCAAAGTCAATTTCAAATACCGAGAGAGTTATTACATTATTTACCATTCTTAGTTGGTTCAGAAGCACTAAAAAAACTAAGATCAGGCAACTTGAAAAGCTTTCAAGAGCGCAGTCATTTTTCTACTATTGGTAATTTTATTCATAAGCCTAATTATGATGCCGTTTTATATTTAAAAACAGAAATCTGGCCATTAATTAGAAAACAACTTCCTCAAGCGCAAATGCATGTTTACGGATCTTATGAAAGTCCTAAAGTTTCTCAATTACATAACGAGAAACAAGGTTTTCTTATAAAGGGTAGAGCAGTAGATGCAAATGAAGTCATCGAAAATAGTAAGGTATTACTAGCTCCTATAAGATATGGCGCTGGTTTAAAGGGTAAACTGTTTACAGCTATGGAAACGGGAACTCCATTTGTGGGAACTTCTGTGGCTACCGAGGGAATCTTTTCAAAAGTAGAACCAAGAGAAAAAGTGAAATCAAATTCTTTTGATCATCCAGCAGATTTTGCCCAACAAGCAGTGCAATTGTATATTAATGAGAATCTATGGAATCAACAACAAGAACTTGGTTTTCAATCACTCCACAGTAGGTTTGACCAGAAACTATTTTATGATGATTTCATTTCTATAATTAATGATGTGATGATAAATCTAGAACATCATCGTTTACATAATTTTATGGGTCAATTACTGCAACAACAGGCTTTTAATAGTACCAAATACTTCAGTCAATGGATTGAGGAGAAGAATAGGAGATAA
- a CDS encoding DUF6122 family protein — protein MQTFIHYFLHFVAPLGIALLIFNKSWKTAYVLFLLTMLVDLDHLLASPIFQANRCSINFHPLHTYYAIMVYVMMLFFKKPIRILGIGFLFHMLTDYVDCLMM, from the coding sequence ATGCAAACATTTATACATTACTTTTTACATTTTGTAGCACCATTAGGGATTGCTTTATTAATCTTTAATAAGAGTTGGAAAACAGCGTATGTACTATTTCTGTTGACGATGCTAGTAGATTTAGACCACCTACTCGCCTCTCCTATTTTTCAAGCTAATCGCTGCAGTATAAACTTTCATCCATTACATACCTATTATGCGATAATGGTTTATGTGATGATGTTATTCTTTAAAAAACCAATTCGTATTTTAGGAATTGGTTTTTTATTCCACATGTTGACTGACTATGTGGATTGTTTGATGATGTAA
- a CDS encoding MarC family protein, with translation MAEILTAIFFLFAVIDPIGTVPVYLEATKEFDKLHKRKVAIRASVVAFLILLFFIVIGQIILEGMEITLDAFQISGGVILFLFALTMIFGGGKPEDEKSNISDYKHVTIFPVAIPSIASPGAILAVVLLTDNHIYSIEQQAFTTLLVLLVIGITCVTLLLANNIQKAIGSYGITVISKVMGLILAAYAVQSILSGIADYFK, from the coding sequence ATGGCCGAAATTTTAACCGCTATATTTTTCTTATTTGCAGTAATAGACCCTATAGGTACTGTACCTGTATATCTAGAGGCTACTAAAGAATTTGATAAACTTCATAAACGTAAAGTTGCCATAAGAGCGTCTGTTGTAGCATTTTTAATATTGCTATTTTTCATTGTTATAGGTCAAATCATTCTAGAAGGAATGGAAATAACGCTAGATGCTTTTCAAATCTCTGGTGGCGTTATCTTATTTCTGTTTGCTCTTACGATGATATTTGGTGGTGGAAAACCTGAAGATGAAAAAAGTAATATCTCAGACTATAAACATGTCACTATTTTCCCGGTAGCCATTCCATCAATTGCCTCACCAGGTGCGATTCTAGCAGTTGTTCTACTTACTGATAATCATATTTACTCTATAGAGCAACAAGCGTTTACAACTTTGTTGGTACTTTTAGTAATAGGTATAACATGTGTTACTTTATTACTTGCAAATAATATTCAAAAAGCAATAGGTAGTTATGGTATTACCGTAATCAGTAAAGTCATGGGATTAATACTAGCTGCTTATGCAGTACAAAGCATACTGTCTGGTATTGCAGACTATTTTAAGTAA
- a CDS encoding DUF3124 domain-containing protein → MKRYFAIVFVILLYSCEEKVEMSSINPENWKKRSITIASQDSLEYGKSYLSIYSQIYSISESRTQNLTGMVSLRNTSDMDTIYLLKAEYYDTHGKSVRTYFDYPIYLAPLETTEIIIDEKDISGGTGSNFIFEWRKPHNSPEPIFEAVMTSILGQQGLSFTTQSKRIK, encoded by the coding sequence ATGAAGAGATATTTTGCCATTGTATTTGTGATTCTACTTTATAGTTGTGAAGAGAAAGTAGAAATGAGCTCCATTAATCCAGAAAACTGGAAGAAAAGAAGCATTACTATCGCATCACAGGATTCTTTGGAATACGGAAAATCATATCTATCTATTTACTCTCAAATATATAGTATATCAGAAAGTCGAACTCAAAACCTGACTGGAATGGTTAGTTTGAGAAATACTAGTGATATGGATACTATTTACTTATTGAAGGCAGAGTATTATGATACACATGGTAAATCTGTAAGAACCTATTTTGATTATCCTATTTATTTAGCTCCATTAGAAACTACTGAAATTATCATAGATGAAAAAGACATATCTGGTGGTACTGGTTCTAATTTCATATTTGAATGGCGAAAGCCTCACAACTCTCCTGAACCTATTTTTGAAGCTGTTATGACTTCTATTCTAGGACAACAAGGTTTATCCTTTACAACTCAATCCAAAAGAATTAAATAA
- the fumC gene encoding class II fumarate hydratase, translating to MAYRIEKDTMGQVEVPADKLWGAQTQRSRNNFKIGAAGSMPLEIVYGFAYLKKAAAYTNCELGVLAEEKRDLIAQVCDEILDGKHDDQFPLVIWQTGSGTQSNMNVNEVIANRAHQLAGKTIGEGEKTIQPNDDVNKSQSSNDTFPTGMHIACYQKIVENTIPGVEQLRNTLQAKAEAFKDVVKIGRTHLMDATPLTIGQEFSGYVSQLDHGLKALKNTLAHLSELALGGTAVGTGLNTPAGYDVKVAEYIAQFTGLPFVTAGNKFEALAAHDALVETHGALKQIAVSLNKIAHDIRMLASGPRSGIGELIIPANEPGSSIMPGKVNPTQAEAITMVCARVMGNDTTVTVGGMQGHFELNVFKPVMAAAVLESAQLIGDSCRSFEENCAVGIEPNYLKIKSLLDNSLMLVTALNTKIGYYKAAEIANKAHEEGSTLKEAALALGYVTSEEFDAWVKPEDMVGHQ from the coding sequence ATGGCATATCGTATAGAAAAAGATACTATGGGACAAGTTGAAGTTCCAGCAGATAAATTATGGGGTGCACAAACACAACGCTCGCGTAATAATTTTAAAATAGGCGCCGCAGGAAGCATGCCTCTAGAAATCGTTTATGGTTTTGCTTATTTAAAGAAAGCAGCTGCTTACACTAATTGTGAACTAGGTGTTCTCGCAGAAGAAAAAAGAGATCTTATTGCACAAGTTTGTGATGAAATTCTAGATGGAAAACATGATGATCAATTCCCATTGGTTATATGGCAAACAGGTTCTGGTACACAGTCTAATATGAATGTGAACGAGGTGATTGCAAACCGTGCTCATCAACTAGCTGGTAAAACTATAGGTGAAGGTGAAAAAACAATACAACCTAATGATGATGTCAATAAATCTCAGTCATCAAATGATACCTTCCCTACAGGAATGCACATTGCTTGCTATCAAAAAATTGTAGAAAACACCATACCTGGTGTAGAACAATTAAGAAATACTCTTCAAGCAAAAGCTGAGGCTTTCAAAGATGTGGTAAAAATAGGTCGCACCCATTTAATGGATGCTACTCCTCTTACAATAGGTCAAGAGTTTTCTGGTTATGTTTCTCAATTAGATCACGGACTTAAAGCTTTAAAAAATACACTTGCACACTTAAGCGAGCTGGCGTTAGGTGGTACGGCAGTAGGTACTGGATTGAATACACCTGCTGGTTATGATGTTAAGGTTGCAGAATATATTGCTCAATTTACAGGTTTACCATTTGTAACTGCTGGTAATAAGTTTGAGGCGCTTGCTGCACATGATGCACTGGTAGAAACTCATGGAGCATTAAAACAAATCGCTGTTTCTTTAAATAAAATAGCACATGATATAAGAATGCTGGCCAGTGGTCCACGATCTGGAATAGGTGAATTAATTATTCCAGCAAATGAACCTGGTAGTTCTATCATGCCAGGAAAAGTAAATCCTACTCAAGCAGAGGCTATTACTATGGTGTGTGCTCGTGTAATGGGTAACGACACCACGGTTACTGTAGGTGGAATGCAAGGTCATTTTGAACTCAATGTTTTTAAACCTGTGATGGCTGCTGCAGTTCTAGAAAGTGCTCAATTGATAGGAGATTCTTGTAGAAGTTTTGAAGAGAACTGCGCCGTAGGTATAGAACCTAACTATCTAAAAATAAAGTCTTTACTTGATAATTCTTTAATGCTTGTCACTGCTCTTAATACTAAAATTGGATATTACAAAGCTGCAGAAATTGCTAATAAAGCTCATGAAGAAGGCTCTACTTTAAAAGAAGCTGCTCTTGCACTAGGCTACGTAACTTCAGAAGAATTTGATGCTTGGGTTAAACCAGAAGATATGGTCGGACATCAATAG
- a CDS encoding M16 family metallopeptidase, with protein sequence MKKHYLSLLGIAGLLVVACGGPKSTTTQKTTTTTTTPTTTNTSSKKVVNGIDLEAKIPLDPTVKTGKLSNGLTYYIQNNGKPDDKVELRLAINAGSILEDDDQQGLAHMMEHMNFNGTTNFQKNELVDYLQGIGVKFGADLNAYTSFDETVYILPIPSDDPEKLDNGFTILSDWAGGALLETDAINDERGVILEESRTGKGANDRMNKVTFPVIFANSKYAERLPIGKDEIIANFDPDAIRRFQKDWYRPDLMAVIAVGDLDVATLEAKIKEHFGDIPAATNPRKREEFGLPNHQETLIAVAQDPEASFAQVRIQYKDSEKAKPATTVGDVREQLVHGLFSQMMNTRLRELTTKPNPPFIFGSSSYGGTGIRGKNAYSSFAGTAPDGQLKALRTLLEENQRVKLYGFQDGEFDRAKTSFESQYESFYKDRDKRESNRIIGSYVNMFLEGDMVPSIEYSYELAMKLIPTITLEEINAKINEYIHEDNRTIVLTGPETEEKPSEKQILKIIEEVANSKVEAYQDTEVRENLIEDLPTPGAITKTDKNDQLGTTTYTLSNGAKITTKKTDFKNDEVLMSAFSYGGTSLFSDEDYKAVSQALGGVTEGGVAGMSQTDMSKYMTGKLVRVSPRVGSISENFNGSSTPDDLETMFQLIHLYFTDINKDNEAYQSFIDKQKSFLGSYLSRPESYFSNEVNKFRFGSSPRYTGFPTPEMMDAADYDKAYELFTQRFSDAGDFNFYLVGNVNDAQIQELAKKYIASLPSTGKKEMYKLNEWREDTTKPRKKIVKKGLEEKSTVQIVWTGETSTYSSKEDMALDALGEIATIKIIETLREQEGGIYGGGARGSLSKITYPRYNFSISFPCGPDNVDKLVTAALNELELIKKNGPTDKDMNKVKEAYLLEHKENLESNRYWLNTLYRADYEQRDAHKILDFETSVAKLTKADVQAAAKKYIDENYLLAVLLPED encoded by the coding sequence ATGAAAAAACATTATTTAAGCCTGCTAGGTATAGCAGGCTTACTAGTTGTTGCCTGTGGAGGTCCTAAATCGACTACTACACAAAAAACAACTACAACTACAACCACACCTACAACCACTAACACTTCAAGTAAAAAAGTAGTTAACGGTATAGATCTAGAAGCAAAAATACCGTTAGACCCAACAGTAAAAACAGGAAAATTATCTAATGGACTTACTTATTATATTCAAAATAATGGCAAACCTGATGATAAAGTAGAACTAAGATTAGCTATAAATGCAGGATCTATTCTTGAAGATGATGATCAACAAGGTCTTGCTCATATGATGGAGCATATGAATTTTAATGGAACAACTAACTTCCAGAAAAATGAGCTAGTAGATTATCTTCAAGGAATAGGTGTGAAATTTGGTGCAGATTTAAATGCATACACCAGTTTTGATGAAACCGTTTACATCTTACCTATCCCTAGTGATGATCCAGAAAAATTAGACAATGGCTTTACAATTCTCTCTGATTGGGCTGGTGGTGCATTATTAGAAACTGATGCTATTAATGATGAACGTGGTGTCATTCTTGAAGAGTCCCGTACTGGTAAAGGTGCAAATGACAGAATGAATAAAGTGACATTTCCGGTAATTTTTGCAAATTCAAAATATGCAGAACGTTTACCTATAGGAAAAGATGAAATCATTGCAAATTTTGATCCTGACGCTATTAGACGTTTCCAAAAAGATTGGTACAGACCAGACTTAATGGCTGTAATAGCTGTTGGTGATTTAGACGTTGCAACACTTGAGGCTAAAATTAAAGAACATTTTGGCGATATTCCTGCAGCAACAAACCCTAGAAAACGTGAAGAGTTTGGATTACCTAATCATCAAGAAACTCTTATAGCTGTAGCACAAGATCCTGAGGCTAGTTTTGCCCAAGTAAGAATTCAATACAAAGATTCTGAAAAAGCAAAACCTGCAACTACTGTAGGTGATGTTAGAGAGCAATTAGTTCACGGTTTATTTTCTCAAATGATGAACACTCGATTAAGAGAATTAACGACAAAGCCTAATCCACCATTTATCTTTGGATCATCTAGTTATGGCGGTACAGGCATAAGAGGTAAAAATGCTTATTCTTCTTTTGCTGGTACTGCTCCTGATGGTCAATTAAAAGCGCTAAGAACATTACTAGAAGAAAATCAAAGAGTTAAATTATACGGTTTCCAAGATGGTGAATTTGATAGAGCAAAAACCTCGTTTGAATCACAATACGAAAGTTTTTATAAAGACCGAGATAAGAGAGAAAGTAATCGTATCATAGGTTCTTATGTCAATATGTTTTTAGAAGGTGATATGGTACCTAGTATTGAATATAGTTATGAATTAGCCATGAAATTGATACCTACAATAACACTAGAAGAAATCAATGCTAAAATAAATGAATATATTCATGAAGATAATCGTACCATAGTACTTACTGGACCTGAAACTGAAGAGAAACCTTCTGAAAAACAAATCCTTAAAATAATTGAAGAGGTAGCAAACTCAAAAGTAGAAGCTTATCAAGACACAGAGGTAAGAGAAAACCTAATTGAAGATTTACCGACACCTGGAGCTATTACAAAAACTGACAAAAATGATCAATTAGGAACCACCACTTATACATTAAGTAACGGTGCAAAGATCACCACTAAAAAAACAGATTTTAAAAACGATGAAGTACTTATGAGTGCTTTTTCATATGGTGGTACAAGCTTATTTTCAGATGAAGATTACAAAGCAGTAAGTCAAGCTTTAGGAGGCGTTACTGAAGGCGGCGTGGCAGGAATGAGTCAGACAGATATGAGTAAATATATGACTGGTAAATTAGTAAGAGTAAGTCCACGTGTAGGATCGATCAGTGAGAATTTTAACGGTAGTTCGACACCAGACGATCTAGAAACTATGTTCCAATTGATTCATCTTTACTTTACTGATATTAATAAAGATAATGAAGCTTACCAATCATTTATAGATAAACAAAAATCATTTTTAGGCAGCTACCTATCAAGACCTGAAAGCTATTTCAGTAATGAAGTAAACAAGTTTAGATTTGGTTCTAGTCCTAGATATACCGGCTTCCCTACTCCAGAAATGATGGACGCAGCAGATTATGATAAAGCTTATGAATTGTTTACACAACGTTTTTCTGATGCAGGTGATTTTAATTTCTACTTAGTAGGTAATGTAAATGATGCTCAAATACAAGAACTTGCAAAAAAATACATCGCTAGTTTACCGTCTACCGGTAAAAAAGAAATGTATAAATTAAATGAATGGAGAGAAGACACTACAAAACCTCGTAAGAAAATTGTTAAAAAAGGTCTTGAAGAAAAAAGTACTGTTCAAATAGTATGGACTGGTGAAACATCTACATATAGTTCAAAAGAGGATATGGCTCTAGATGCTCTAGGTGAAATCGCAACTATAAAAATCATCGAAACTTTACGTGAACAAGAAGGTGGTATTTATGGTGGTGGCGCTAGAGGCTCTTTAAGTAAAATTACCTATCCACGTTATAATTTTAGTATTTCCTTCCCATGCGGACCAGATAATGTAGACAAACTAGTGACCGCTGCCCTTAATGAATTAGAATTGATTAAGAAAAATGGCCCAACTGATAAAGACATGAATAAGGTTAAAGAGGCATATCTATTAGAACATAAAGAGAATCTAGAAAGCAACAGATACTGGTTAAATACCTTATACAGAGCTGATTATGAACAAAGAGATGCTCATAAAATTTTAGACTTTGAAACTAGTGTTGCAAAATTAACCAAGGCTGATGTTCAAGCCGCAGCTAAGAAGTATATTGACGAGAATTATCTACTAGCAGTGCTTCTACCAGAAGACTAG
- a CDS encoding translation initiation factor, translated as MDLSDQLKNLFPEHDFKEEEKPEKSNVWLQDEPLQCKFEKRKGKVNTVIAGYTGATADFKILAKEIKTMLGVGGSFKNDEIIIQGDYRDRIMDFLKEKGFKVKRVGG; from the coding sequence TTGGACTTAAGCGATCAATTAAAAAATTTATTCCCAGAACACGACTTTAAAGAAGAGGAAAAACCTGAGAAAAGCAATGTTTGGCTACAGGATGAACCTTTACAATGCAAGTTTGAAAAGCGTAAGGGAAAAGTAAATACTGTAATTGCTGGTTATACTGGTGCTACTGCAGATTTTAAAATTCTTGCTAAAGAGATAAAAACAATGCTAGGTGTAGGTGGTAGTTTTAAAAATGATGAAATAATTATTCAGGGTGATTATCGTGATCGTATCATGGATTTTTTAAAAGAAAAAGGTTTTAAAGTAAAACGTGTTGGTGGATAG
- a CDS encoding isopenicillin N synthase family dioxygenase: MTNIPSVDLADFLSDDPSRKQKFINEIGNAYEEIGFVALKNHFLSDELVDNLYGEVEKFFQLPTETKKGYEREEIGGQRGYVSFGKEHAKGKKEGDLKEFWHFGQEVAPDANIEEDYPENVIVKELPDFNKTGMEAYRMLEKTGIYVLRALALHIGIDEHYFDHWASNGNSILRPIHYPPITSEPDNAVRAGAHGDINLITLLMGASAPGLQVQRRDGEWLDAIAQEDELVINVGDMLQRHTNNKLRSTIHRVVNPPRELWHTSRYSIPFFLHPRSDMKLNCLDECIDENNPKQYDNITAGEFLHQRLVEIGLIKK; this comes from the coding sequence ATGACTAATATACCAAGCGTTGATCTAGCAGACTTCTTAAGTGATGACCCTAGTAGAAAACAAAAATTTATAAATGAAATAGGTAATGCATATGAAGAAATAGGTTTTGTTGCTTTAAAAAATCATTTCTTATCTGATGAACTTGTTGACAACCTTTATGGTGAGGTTGAAAAGTTCTTTCAATTACCTACTGAAACTAAAAAAGGTTATGAACGTGAAGAAATAGGTGGACAACGTGGTTATGTATCTTTTGGTAAAGAACATGCTAAAGGTAAAAAAGAAGGTGACTTAAAAGAATTCTGGCATTTTGGACAAGAAGTCGCTCCTGATGCTAATATTGAGGAAGATTATCCTGAAAATGTAATTGTAAAGGAATTACCTGATTTTAATAAAACGGGTATGGAAGCTTATCGCATGTTAGAAAAAACAGGAATATATGTCTTGAGAGCTCTGGCATTACATATAGGTATTGATGAGCACTACTTTGATCATTGGGCCAGTAATGGTAATTCTATTTTAAGGCCTATACATTATCCTCCTATTACTAGTGAGCCAGATAACGCAGTGCGCGCAGGTGCTCATGGAGATATCAACTTAATTACCTTATTAATGGGTGCAAGTGCTCCAGGTTTGCAAGTACAACGTCGTGATGGAGAATGGTTAGATGCTATCGCTCAAGAAGATGAATTAGTGATTAATGTAGGTGATATGCTTCAACGCCATACTAACAATAAATTACGTTCAACAATTCATAGAGTGGTTAATCCACCTAGAGAATTATGGCATACAAGTCGCTATTCTATACCTTTCTTCTTACATCCACGTAGTGATATGAAGTTAAACTGTCTAGATGAGTGTATAGATGAAAATAATCCTAAACAATATGATAATATTACTGCTGGAGAATTTTTGCATCAACGTCTAGTTGAAATAGGATTAATCAAAAAGTAA